A genomic stretch from Mesoplodon densirostris isolate mMesDen1 chromosome 3, mMesDen1 primary haplotype, whole genome shotgun sequence includes:
- the MRPS30 gene encoding large ribosomal subunit protein mL65 isoform X2, with translation MAAARCWRLVLRGRGLSLHTAAEAAVTAPEVTGPDVAAAPVARYPPLVASLTADSKAARQRRVERWQATVHAAKSVDEKLRILTKMQFMKYVVYPQTFALNADRWYQNFTKTVFLSGLPPPPPAKPDTEPAPALDVAALRAAACDCLLQEHFFLRRKKRVPLYMEREAIASPFLDQLVASLTGLLSAHNPALAAAALDCKRPVHFYWLRGEEIIPRGHRKGRVDALRYQINDKPHNQIRISKQLPEFVPLDYSVPVEVPVMNCKPDKLPLFKRQYENTIFIGTKTADPHCYGHTQFHLLPDKLKRERLLKQNCANQIEVVFRANAIASLFAWTGAQAMYQGFWSEADVTRPFVSQGVITDGKYFSFFCYQLNTLALTAQADQNNPRKNICWGTQSPSCGM, from the exons ATGGCGGCGGCCAGGTGCTGGAGGCTTGTGCTCCGTGGTCGAGGGCTGTCACTGCACACCGCGGCCGAGGCCGCCGTCACGGCTCCCGAAGTGACCGGCCCAGATGTCGCGGCGGCCCCAGTCGCGCGCTACCCGCCGCTCGTAGCCTCTCTGACTGCCGACAGCAAGGCGGCACGGCAGCGGCGAGTGGAGCGATGGCAGGCCACGGTGCACGCGGCCAAGTCGGTGGACGAGAAGCTGCGAATCCTCACCAAGATGCAGTTCATGAAGTACGTAGTTTACCCGCAGACCTTCGCCCTGAACGCCGACCGCTGGTACCAGAACTTTACCAAGACCGTATTCCTATCGggcctgccgccgccgccgcctgccaaGCCCGATACCGAGCCCGCGCCGGCTCTGGACGTAGCGGCCCTGCGCGCCGCCGCCTGCGATTGCCTACTGCAGGAGCACTTCTTTCTGCGGCGCAAGAAGCGTGTGCCTCTCTACATGGAACGTGAGGCCATCGCCTCGCCTTTCTTGGACCAGCTGGTTGCCTCCCTCACGGGCCTGCTGAGCGCTCACAATCCGGCCCTGGCTGCCGCCGCCCTCG ATTGTAAACGCCCAGTTCACTTCTACTGGTTGCGTGGTGAAGAAATTATTCCTCGTGGTCATCGGAAAGGTCGAGTTGATGCTTTGAGATACCAAATAAATGATAAACCACACAACCAGATTCGAATATCCAAACAACTACCCGAG TTTGTGCCGCTGGATTATTCTGTACCTGTAGAAGTCCCTGTCATGAATTGTAAGCCAGACAAACTTCCATTATTCAAACGGCAATATGAAAATACCATATTTATTG gCACAAAGACAGCAGATCCACACTGTTATGGACATACCCAGTTTCATCTGCTACCTGACAAATTAAAAAGGGAAAGGCTCTTGAAACAAAACTGTGCCAATCAGATAGAAGTTGTTTTTAGAGCTAATGCTATTGCAAGCCTTTTTGCTTGGACCGGAGCACAGGCTATGTATCAAG GATTCTGGAGTGAAGCAGACGTTACTCGACCTTTTGTCTCCCAGGGTGTGATCACAGATGGAaaatacttctcctttttctgctACCAGTTAAACACTTTGGCGCTGACTGCACAAGCTGATCAAAATAACCCTCGTAAAAACATATGTTGGGGGACACAAA gtcctagctgtggcatgtga
- the MRPS30 gene encoding large ribosomal subunit protein mL65 isoform X3: protein MAAARCWRLVLRGRGLSLHTAAEAAVTAPEVTGPDVAAAPVARYPPLVASLTADSKAARQRRVERWQATVHAAKSVDEKLRILTKMQFMKYVVYPQTFALNADRWYQNFTKTVFLSGLPPPPPAKPDTEPAPALDVAALRAAACDCLLQEHFFLRRKKRVPLYMEREAIASPFLDQLVASLTGLLSAHNPALAAAALDCKRPVHFYWLRGEEIIPRGHRKGRVDALRYQINDKPHNQIRISKQLPEFVPLDYSVPVEVPVMNCKPDKLPLFKRQYENTIFIGTKTADPHCYGHTQFHLLPDKLKRERLLKQNCANQIEVVFRANAIASLFAWTGAQAMYQGFWSEADVTRPFVSQGVITDGKYFSFFCYQLNTLALTAQADQNNPRKNICWGTQIHT from the exons ATGGCGGCGGCCAGGTGCTGGAGGCTTGTGCTCCGTGGTCGAGGGCTGTCACTGCACACCGCGGCCGAGGCCGCCGTCACGGCTCCCGAAGTGACCGGCCCAGATGTCGCGGCGGCCCCAGTCGCGCGCTACCCGCCGCTCGTAGCCTCTCTGACTGCCGACAGCAAGGCGGCACGGCAGCGGCGAGTGGAGCGATGGCAGGCCACGGTGCACGCGGCCAAGTCGGTGGACGAGAAGCTGCGAATCCTCACCAAGATGCAGTTCATGAAGTACGTAGTTTACCCGCAGACCTTCGCCCTGAACGCCGACCGCTGGTACCAGAACTTTACCAAGACCGTATTCCTATCGggcctgccgccgccgccgcctgccaaGCCCGATACCGAGCCCGCGCCGGCTCTGGACGTAGCGGCCCTGCGCGCCGCCGCCTGCGATTGCCTACTGCAGGAGCACTTCTTTCTGCGGCGCAAGAAGCGTGTGCCTCTCTACATGGAACGTGAGGCCATCGCCTCGCCTTTCTTGGACCAGCTGGTTGCCTCCCTCACGGGCCTGCTGAGCGCTCACAATCCGGCCCTGGCTGCCGCCGCCCTCG ATTGTAAACGCCCAGTTCACTTCTACTGGTTGCGTGGTGAAGAAATTATTCCTCGTGGTCATCGGAAAGGTCGAGTTGATGCTTTGAGATACCAAATAAATGATAAACCACACAACCAGATTCGAATATCCAAACAACTACCCGAG TTTGTGCCGCTGGATTATTCTGTACCTGTAGAAGTCCCTGTCATGAATTGTAAGCCAGACAAACTTCCATTATTCAAACGGCAATATGAAAATACCATATTTATTG gCACAAAGACAGCAGATCCACACTGTTATGGACATACCCAGTTTCATCTGCTACCTGACAAATTAAAAAGGGAAAGGCTCTTGAAACAAAACTGTGCCAATCAGATAGAAGTTGTTTTTAGAGCTAATGCTATTGCAAGCCTTTTTGCTTGGACCGGAGCACAGGCTATGTATCAAG GATTCTGGAGTGAAGCAGACGTTACTCGACCTTTTGTCTCCCAGGGTGTGATCACAGATGGAaaatacttctcctttttctgctACCAGTTAAACACTTTGGCGCTGACTGCACAAGCTGATCAAAATAACCCTCGTAAAAACATATGTTGGGGGACACAAA tcCACACCTGA
- the MRPS30 gene encoding large ribosomal subunit protein mL65 isoform X1: MAAARCWRLVLRGRGLSLHTAAEAAVTAPEVTGPDVAAAPVARYPPLVASLTADSKAARQRRVERWQATVHAAKSVDEKLRILTKMQFMKYVVYPQTFALNADRWYQNFTKTVFLSGLPPPPPAKPDTEPAPALDVAALRAAACDCLLQEHFFLRRKKRVPLYMEREAIASPFLDQLVASLTGLLSAHNPALAAAALDCKRPVHFYWLRGEEIIPRGHRKGRVDALRYQINDKPHNQIRISKQLPEFVPLDYSVPVEVPVMNCKPDKLPLFKRQYENTIFIGTKTADPHCYGHTQFHLLPDKLKRERLLKQNCANQIEVVFRANAIASLFAWTGAQAMYQGFWSEADVTRPFVSQGVITDGKYFSFFCYQLNTLALTAQADQNNPRKNICWGTQSKPLYETIEDNNVKGFNDDVLLQIVHFLLNGPKEDKSQLLVN; this comes from the exons ATGGCGGCGGCCAGGTGCTGGAGGCTTGTGCTCCGTGGTCGAGGGCTGTCACTGCACACCGCGGCCGAGGCCGCCGTCACGGCTCCCGAAGTGACCGGCCCAGATGTCGCGGCGGCCCCAGTCGCGCGCTACCCGCCGCTCGTAGCCTCTCTGACTGCCGACAGCAAGGCGGCACGGCAGCGGCGAGTGGAGCGATGGCAGGCCACGGTGCACGCGGCCAAGTCGGTGGACGAGAAGCTGCGAATCCTCACCAAGATGCAGTTCATGAAGTACGTAGTTTACCCGCAGACCTTCGCCCTGAACGCCGACCGCTGGTACCAGAACTTTACCAAGACCGTATTCCTATCGggcctgccgccgccgccgcctgccaaGCCCGATACCGAGCCCGCGCCGGCTCTGGACGTAGCGGCCCTGCGCGCCGCCGCCTGCGATTGCCTACTGCAGGAGCACTTCTTTCTGCGGCGCAAGAAGCGTGTGCCTCTCTACATGGAACGTGAGGCCATCGCCTCGCCTTTCTTGGACCAGCTGGTTGCCTCCCTCACGGGCCTGCTGAGCGCTCACAATCCGGCCCTGGCTGCCGCCGCCCTCG ATTGTAAACGCCCAGTTCACTTCTACTGGTTGCGTGGTGAAGAAATTATTCCTCGTGGTCATCGGAAAGGTCGAGTTGATGCTTTGAGATACCAAATAAATGATAAACCACACAACCAGATTCGAATATCCAAACAACTACCCGAG TTTGTGCCGCTGGATTATTCTGTACCTGTAGAAGTCCCTGTCATGAATTGTAAGCCAGACAAACTTCCATTATTCAAACGGCAATATGAAAATACCATATTTATTG gCACAAAGACAGCAGATCCACACTGTTATGGACATACCCAGTTTCATCTGCTACCTGACAAATTAAAAAGGGAAAGGCTCTTGAAACAAAACTGTGCCAATCAGATAGAAGTTGTTTTTAGAGCTAATGCTATTGCAAGCCTTTTTGCTTGGACCGGAGCACAGGCTATGTATCAAG GATTCTGGAGTGAAGCAGACGTTACTCGACCTTTTGTCTCCCAGGGTGTGATCACAGATGGAaaatacttctcctttttctgctACCAGTTAAACACTTTGGCGCTGACTGCACAAGCTGATCAAAATAACCCTCGTAAAAACATATGTTGGGGGACACAAAGTAAGCCTCTTTATGAAACAATCGAAGATAATAATGTGAAAGGTTTTAATGATGATGTTTTACTTCAGATAGTTCACTTCCTACTGAATGGACCAAAAGAAGACAAATCACAGCTGTTGGTAAactaa